The following proteins are encoded in a genomic region of Microscilla marina ATCC 23134:
- a CDS encoding class I SAM-dependent methyltransferase, with protein sequence MHPSQLTQLLGNIDIYLIDQILKGRLMPRMRVLDAGCGSGRNDEYLLKTGFEVFGIDQSPEAIEYLHNKLSQVTPDVSLKQFEVGDVAQMPYPNAHFDWVISSAVLHFAKNTAHFEAMVTEMMRVLKPTGVLFARLASDIGIGDLITPLENGWYHLPDGSSRFLVTELQLIEMTQKMDAHFIEPIKTTNVQNLRAMTTWVIQKNI encoded by the coding sequence ATGCACCCCTCCCAACTCACCCAATTGTTAGGTAATATTGATATTTACCTGATCGACCAAATACTCAAAGGGCGACTTATGCCTCGTATGCGGGTACTGGATGCAGGTTGTGGTAGCGGACGTAACGATGAATACTTGCTTAAAACTGGTTTCGAGGTTTTTGGCATTGATCAATCACCCGAAGCCATTGAGTACTTACACAATAAACTCTCCCAAGTGACCCCTGATGTTTCCCTCAAACAATTCGAGGTAGGAGATGTAGCCCAAATGCCTTATCCCAACGCTCACTTCGATTGGGTCATTAGTAGTGCCGTGTTACACTTTGCCAAAAACACCGCTCATTTTGAAGCCATGGTCACCGAAATGATGCGGGTATTGAAACCTACCGGAGTTTTGTTTGCCCGCCTTGCCTCCGACATTGGCATTGGCGACTTGATCACTCCCCTTGAAAACGGATGGTATCACTTACCTGATGGTAGCAGTCGCTTTTTGGTCACTGAACTTCAGCTGATTGAAATGACCCAAAAAATGGATGCTCATTTCATCGAACCTATCAAAACTACCAACGTGCAAAACCTGCGGGCAATGACTACCTGGGTAATACAAAAAAATATATAA
- a CDS encoding DinB family protein → MNTRLLLIIVFCIVGVSAHSQSNFAIEFGPVWQRAKTYTIKMAEAMPEKFYQYKPTKDAKTFEEELTHITNNIGFLQYYVTGVKANFLDGFKKTGKSKSETLSMLNKAFDAITQQIEKLQDKEAKHSVKFFAKNVAMTKKGIYYLIRDHLTHHRAQLVVYLRLKGIKPPRYVGW, encoded by the coding sequence ATGAATACCCGTCTATTGCTCATCATTGTATTTTGTATAGTTGGTGTATCGGCACACAGCCAGAGCAATTTTGCCATAGAGTTTGGTCCTGTGTGGCAGCGTGCCAAGACCTATACTATAAAAATGGCAGAAGCAATGCCCGAAAAGTTTTATCAGTACAAACCTACCAAAGACGCCAAAACTTTTGAAGAAGAGCTCACCCATATTACCAACAACATAGGGTTTTTGCAGTATTATGTAACAGGTGTAAAAGCCAATTTTTTGGATGGCTTCAAAAAAACAGGGAAGTCTAAGTCCGAAACCTTGTCGATGCTTAACAAAGCGTTTGACGCCATTACCCAACAGATAGAAAAACTACAGGACAAAGAGGCTAAACACTCAGTAAAGTTTTTTGCCAAAAATGTCGCCATGACCAAAAAAGGCATTTATTACCTCATTCGTGATCACCTGACGCATCACCGCGCTCAGTTGGTCGTATACCTTCGTCTTAAAGGGATTAAGCCCCCACGTTATGTAGGGTGGTAA
- a CDS encoding pyridoxal phosphate-dependent aminotransferase produces the protein MSIQNVSLNLNVRGLGKSATLAINERVAELQKAGREIYSFGLGQSPFPVPQCVVNALQKHAHEKDYLPVQGLPQLREAVAEFHRREDHVNIQQENVMIGPGSKELMFLLQLAFYGDILIPAPCWVSYIPQAKIIGRKVTMIETAYKNRWTLSPQALEAQCLEENDVDKPRLLILNYPSNPYGDGNTVEELMQIAEVARKYNIIILSDEIYGQTNHQGKHISIARYYPEGTIISSGLSKWCGAGGWRLGTFSFPASLRWLLDALVVVASETYTSVSAPIQYASVVAFRGGDEINEYLLHSRRILNALGKWIVQQLQDAKVRIHPVEGAFYIFPDFEHYRQALLEVNIKSSTELCERILEDTGVAALPGSSFGRSKHELNLRMAYVNFDGEKALLASKKVPLDQPLDAEFLTQHCALVVTGINRLIDWLKQL, from the coding sequence ATGAGCATTCAAAACGTAAGCCTTAACCTCAATGTAAGAGGGTTGGGTAAGTCCGCAACTTTGGCGATTAACGAACGAGTGGCCGAGTTACAAAAAGCAGGACGAGAAATTTACTCATTTGGGCTAGGACAATCCCCCTTTCCAGTACCCCAATGTGTAGTCAATGCCCTACAAAAACACGCCCACGAAAAAGACTATCTACCAGTACAAGGACTGCCCCAACTGCGTGAGGCAGTGGCAGAGTTTCACCGCCGCGAAGACCACGTAAACATTCAACAAGAGAACGTGATGATTGGACCTGGGTCTAAAGAATTAATGTTTTTACTACAGCTTGCTTTTTATGGCGACATTCTCATTCCTGCTCCTTGTTGGGTTTCCTATATCCCTCAGGCAAAAATCATAGGACGGAAAGTGACCATGATAGAAACCGCCTATAAAAACCGCTGGACTCTTTCGCCCCAAGCCCTGGAAGCCCAGTGCCTGGAAGAAAATGATGTGGATAAACCCCGGTTGTTGATTCTTAATTACCCTTCTAACCCTTATGGCGATGGCAATACCGTAGAAGAACTAATGCAAATAGCCGAAGTAGCCCGCAAATACAATATCATCATATTGTCCGACGAAATCTATGGGCAAACCAATCACCAGGGCAAGCATATATCTATCGCACGTTATTACCCAGAAGGTACCATTATCAGTTCAGGTTTGTCTAAATGGTGTGGAGCCGGAGGGTGGCGTTTGGGTACTTTCTCGTTTCCGGCAAGTTTACGTTGGTTGCTCGATGCCCTGGTAGTAGTGGCAAGCGAAACCTACACTTCTGTATCTGCCCCCATTCAGTATGCTTCAGTGGTAGCTTTTAGAGGAGGCGACGAAATTAATGAGTATTTGCTGCATTCGCGTCGAATACTCAATGCCTTGGGCAAGTGGATTGTACAACAGTTGCAAGATGCCAAAGTACGTATTCACCCGGTAGAAGGAGCTTTTTATATTTTTCCCGACTTTGAGCATTACCGCCAAGCCTTGCTTGAGGTAAACATTAAGAGTAGTACAGAGTTGTGCGAACGTATTCTTGAAGATACAGGAGTAGCCGCTTTGCCAGGAAGTTCTTTTGGACGCTCTAAACATGAATTAAATTTAAGAATGGCTTATGTCAATTTTGACGGAGAAAAAGCTTTGCTTGCCAGCAAAAAAGTGCCGCTGGATCAACCCTTGGATGCAGAGTTTTTGACACAACATTGTGCTTTGGTAGTCACTGGGATCAACCGTTTGATTGACTGGCTCAAACAGCTGTAG
- a CDS encoding aminotransferase class V-fold PLP-dependent enzyme, with translation MNNKNRRNFIKRLTATLGTFSLASLPGKADAVAMQDAWQQFKSLPEEVAVTNEKLWQQIKQAFSVSSNLLYLNSAGLCPQPKGVQQTVESYNKMANGAPTYYANRMLRQDLVIVKQKLADLAGCDSSDIALQANTIMAMYHVIFGLNLQPGDEIILTKQDYSSVKIAYEQLAKRDKIKLVWLDLDLVESNEAAIVEQFAKAITPRTRLINITHMINWTGLILPVKKICDVAREKNVLTLVDGAQTFAHLDFNIPDLGCDFFATSLHKWLCAPFGTGMLYGRKSSVAKVYPLYGAPDPTSDNVGKFEHVGTIMTAAQLGISSAIDFHHHIGSALKEKRLRYLKNYWIRGIKDLPGVQINTPTAAERSCGVAHFSYDKMTSYDLSLFLSSKHRIHALRVNLPQVKGIRVSPNVFTTTRDLDRLIKAMHKVAKV, from the coding sequence ATGAATAATAAAAACCGAAGAAATTTCATTAAACGCCTGACTGCCACCCTGGGTACTTTTTCTTTAGCAAGCTTGCCTGGAAAAGCCGATGCTGTGGCTATGCAAGATGCCTGGCAACAATTTAAATCATTGCCTGAAGAGGTAGCCGTGACTAACGAAAAACTATGGCAACAAATAAAACAGGCTTTTAGTGTCTCATCTAACTTGCTTTACCTCAATAGCGCCGGGTTGTGTCCGCAGCCCAAGGGAGTACAACAAACCGTAGAAAGCTACAACAAAATGGCCAATGGTGCCCCTACTTATTATGCCAACAGGATGTTGCGCCAGGATTTGGTGATTGTCAAACAAAAACTAGCTGATTTGGCGGGTTGCGATAGCAGCGATATAGCGCTGCAGGCAAATACCATTATGGCTATGTATCACGTTATTTTTGGCCTAAACCTGCAACCAGGTGACGAGATTATTTTGACCAAACAAGATTATTCGTCGGTAAAAATAGCCTACGAACAGTTGGCAAAACGAGATAAAATAAAGCTGGTGTGGCTCGATCTTGACTTGGTTGAAAGCAATGAGGCAGCCATTGTTGAGCAGTTTGCTAAGGCCATTACCCCACGCACCAGGTTAATAAACATTACCCATATGATCAATTGGACCGGGTTGATATTGCCCGTAAAAAAGATCTGTGATGTTGCCCGTGAAAAAAACGTGTTGACTTTGGTAGACGGTGCCCAAACATTTGCCCATCTCGATTTTAATATTCCTGACCTGGGCTGCGATTTTTTTGCGACTAGTTTGCACAAGTGGCTATGTGCACCGTTTGGCACCGGAATGCTCTATGGGCGCAAAAGCAGTGTAGCTAAAGTATACCCTTTGTATGGTGCCCCTGACCCCACCAGCGATAACGTAGGTAAGTTTGAGCACGTAGGCACCATCATGACAGCGGCTCAACTGGGCATAAGCAGTGCCATCGATTTTCACCATCATATAGGCAGTGCCCTCAAAGAGAAGCGTTTAAGGTATTTGAAAAACTATTGGATCAGAGGCATCAAAGATTTACCTGGTGTACAAATCAATACTCCCACAGCCGCAGAAAGGTCTTGTGGGGTGGCACATTTTAGTTATGATAAAATGACTTCTTATGACCTGTCACTTTTTTTAAGTAGCAAGCACCGTATCCATGCACTGAGGGTCAACTTGCCTCAGGTAAAAGGTATCAGAGTCAGTCCCAACGTTTTTACCACCACCCGTGACCTTGACCGTTTGATAAAGGCAATGCACAAGGTGGCTAAGGTATAA
- a CDS encoding IPT/TIG domain-containing protein translates to MKKRYILLLWAIVCCTGILHAQKVMNYKFRAYQGTFTPLVNATSLLDFSTGSAYGNNYSIGFPFKYASKTYDKFAISTDGFITLGQGSTHLTSSSWDNNLRNGLKGKRPIIAPLWDDLSLYNGLVSYKTEGIVGNRTLTVEWLKAYWYNRIITISVQVKLYEASGKIEFIYRREGSYLHSNYRGASIGITGENTGIQSFLSLQDVSTSPTVSSTNENGGLNSRPATGQVYAFAPPPPLAITSFSPVRGRVGTNVTIKGSGFSTTATNNEVKFNGIKATITSATPTELKARVPVGATTGKVSVTVKSETVTSNNNFTVVVPPSITSFTPAQGAIRSLVIIKGANFNPVAANNTVKFNGKTATVNAASATELQVSVPVGATTGKITVTANGETITSATNFTVVLSANAPRITSFTPTSGPEGTNVTINGANFSATAANNTVKFNGKTATVTAATTTALQVKVPTGATTGKITVEVNDETAVSTNNFILPPTITSFTPARGLVGTNMIIRGKNFSTTAANNTVKFNGKAATVISSTTTALQVKVPTGATTGKVSVEVNGKTATSATDFTVIFPPTITSFTPDKGAIRSKVTIKGAHFSPTAANNTVKLNGKTAIVTAATPTELQVTVPVGATTGKITLTVNGITIRSATNFSVILSANAPQISGFTPSQGSVGTKVTIRGRNFSTITAKNTVTFNGRVATVTAATATTLEVTVPSRASTGKITVEVNDETALSTGDFTVTYPAPTITRFTPDKGKKGAYVTIEGTNFSSTRQDNTVKFNGIEATIDYATGTRIRATVPRGATTGKITVEVYGQTATSATDFTVISTDPTITSFTPERGGKGTTVTITGTNFSSTRLYNTVKFNGRSATIISATPTEIKTSVPSRATTGKITVRVNFKTATSATDFIVNSSSPTAPTITSFTPSQGGEGTNVTITGTNFSSNPLGNLVEFNGMPAIVTSATPTEIKTSVPLLATTGKITVTVNFETATSATDFTVGDVTGLPQNLKEAQLLLFPNPFVANMTMEVKGKVSSNQVKVVVFNNKGKAVLAAKRTLENGRLVLPMKELSSGNYLVKIYIGKETVLRRIVKL, encoded by the coding sequence ATGAAAAAACGATATATTCTACTATTATGGGCCATTGTCTGCTGTACAGGCATACTACACGCCCAAAAAGTGATGAATTACAAGTTTAGGGCTTACCAGGGAACCTTCACTCCCTTGGTCAATGCTACTTCACTTCTAGATTTTAGTACAGGTAGTGCCTATGGAAATAACTATTCCATAGGTTTTCCTTTTAAGTACGCCAGCAAAACCTATGATAAATTTGCAATATCTACCGATGGTTTTATCACCCTGGGACAGGGCAGTACTCATTTGACTAGTTCATCTTGGGACAATAACCTTAGAAATGGACTAAAAGGAAAGCGCCCCATCATTGCTCCATTGTGGGATGACTTAAGCCTGTATAATGGTTTGGTTTCTTACAAAACCGAGGGCATTGTCGGCAACCGGACTTTGACTGTGGAATGGCTAAAAGCTTATTGGTACAATCGTATTATCACGATTAGTGTTCAGGTAAAACTGTACGAAGCCAGCGGGAAAATTGAATTTATCTATCGGCGAGAAGGATCATATTTACACAGTAATTATCGTGGTGCTTCTATTGGAATCACGGGTGAAAACACTGGGATACAAAGCTTTTTGTCCTTACAAGATGTCAGTACATCTCCCACAGTTAGTTCAACCAACGAAAACGGGGGGCTCAACTCACGCCCCGCTACTGGACAGGTATACGCCTTTGCCCCTCCGCCTCCGCTTGCCATTACCAGTTTTAGCCCGGTCCGGGGCAGGGTGGGAACCAACGTAACCATCAAAGGAAGTGGTTTTAGTACTACTGCCACCAACAACGAAGTCAAGTTCAACGGGATCAAAGCGACCATTACTTCGGCTACCCCCACCGAACTGAAGGCAAGGGTACCTGTAGGTGCCACTACCGGAAAAGTGAGCGTCACTGTCAAGAGCGAAACAGTGACTAGTAACAACAACTTTACAGTGGTTGTTCCTCCCAGCATTACAAGTTTTACCCCAGCTCAAGGGGCTATACGCAGCCTGGTGATCATCAAAGGTGCCAATTTTAACCCCGTAGCCGCCAACAATACGGTCAAGTTTAATGGAAAAACAGCCACTGTAAACGCAGCCAGCGCCACCGAACTACAGGTAAGCGTACCTGTAGGTGCCACTACCGGCAAAATCACCGTGACAGCCAACGGCGAAACCATTACCAGCGCCACCAACTTTACCGTGGTGCTATCGGCCAATGCCCCCCGAATTACCAGTTTTACCCCTACCAGTGGTCCCGAAGGAACCAACGTAACCATCAACGGAGCTAACTTCAGTGCCACCGCCGCCAACAATACGGTCAAGTTTAATGGAAAAACAGCTACTGTCACTGCGGCTACTACCACTGCGTTGCAAGTAAAGGTACCCACAGGAGCTACTACCGGAAAAATTACTGTGGAAGTAAACGACGAAACTGCCGTTAGTACAAACAATTTTATTTTGCCGCCTACCATCACAAGTTTTACACCTGCTCGTGGTTTGGTAGGAACCAATATGATCATTAGAGGTAAAAACTTTAGTACCACCGCCGCCAATAATACGGTTAAATTCAATGGAAAAGCAGCCACCGTTATCTCGTCTACTACCACTGCGTTGCAAGTGAAGGTACCCACAGGGGCTACTACCGGAAAAGTGAGTGTAGAAGTGAATGGCAAAACTGCTACTAGCGCCACTGACTTCACGGTTATTTTCCCCCCTACTATCACCAGCTTCACGCCCGATAAAGGAGCCATTCGTTCTAAGGTAACCATCAAAGGGGCTCACTTTAGCCCCACTGCTGCCAACAATACAGTGAAGCTTAACGGGAAAACAGCCATCGTCACTGCGGCTACCCCTACCGAGCTACAAGTAACCGTACCGGTGGGTGCCACTACTGGCAAAATCACGTTGACAGTCAATGGCATCACCATTCGCAGTGCCACCAATTTCTCTGTGATTCTCTCCGCCAATGCTCCTCAAATATCGGGTTTTACCCCAAGCCAGGGCTCAGTAGGAACCAAAGTAACTATTAGAGGACGTAACTTTAGCACCATCACCGCCAAGAATACGGTCACGTTCAATGGCAGAGTGGCTACCGTCACTGCGGCTACGGCTACCACATTAGAAGTAACCGTGCCTTCGCGCGCCAGCACCGGGAAAATCACCGTAGAAGTAAACGACGAAACCGCATTGAGTACGGGAGATTTTACCGTAACATACCCTGCTCCTACAATTACCCGCTTTACCCCAGATAAGGGAAAAAAAGGTGCCTACGTGACGATTGAAGGAACCAATTTTAGTAGTACCAGGCAAGATAATACAGTGAAGTTTAACGGAATAGAGGCTACCATAGACTATGCCACTGGTACTCGAATCCGAGCTACGGTGCCTAGAGGTGCTACCACCGGAAAAATTACCGTAGAGGTTTATGGGCAAACCGCCACCAGTGCCACCGACTTTACGGTGATATCTACTGATCCTACCATTACCAGTTTTACTCCAGAGCGGGGAGGTAAAGGAACTACAGTGACTATTACCGGAACTAACTTCAGTAGTACTCGCTTGTATAACACTGTAAAATTCAATGGTAGATCGGCTACTATTATCTCTGCCACCCCCACCGAAATCAAAACCTCGGTGCCGTCTAGAGCCACTACTGGAAAAATCACGGTAAGAGTAAACTTCAAGACTGCTACCAGTGCTACCGATTTTATCGTGAACTCGTCGTCACCTACTGCTCCTACCATTACCAGCTTTACTCCAAGTCAGGGAGGAGAAGGCACCAATGTAACCATTACTGGAACTAACTTTAGCAGTAACCCATTGGGTAACCTGGTAGAATTTAATGGTATGCCAGCCATTGTTACTTCTGCTACTCCCACCGAAATCAAAACCTCGGTACCACTTTTAGCCACTACTGGAAAAATCACGGTAACAGTAAATTTCGAGACTGCTACCAGCGCCACCGATTTTACGGTGGGCGATGTTACTGGGCTCCCTCAAAACCTCAAAGAAGCCCAACTACTGCTATTCCCCAATCCATTTGTGGCTAATATGACCATGGAAGTAAAAGGCAAGGTGAGTAGCAATCAGGTAAAAGTTGTAGTGTTCAATAATAAAGGCAAAGCGGTATTGGCAGCCAAACGAACGCTGGAAAATGGGCGCCTGGTATTACCAATGAAGGAGTTGTCCTCAGGAAACTACCTGGTAAAAATTTATATAGGAAAAGAGACTGTATTGCGTCGTATAGTAAAACTTTAA
- a CDS encoding lipocalin family protein produces the protein MKKIFLFSIIALVMVFTQACKKGGNDNPAPTPTPPGGGATNQNLLKTWKVSSVMEGNLDVTSEYSSYFLVLTESDGNKVFTLIDHQGNNTEGTWSITTDETTITLNETEGATTTLSAVSISASQLKYTTSETGKTGQVTLSFTLIPS, from the coding sequence ATGAAAAAGATTTTTTTATTCTCAATAATCGCCCTGGTAATGGTTTTTACACAGGCTTGTAAGAAAGGTGGCAATGATAACCCTGCTCCTACGCCTACTCCACCAGGAGGTGGAGCTACAAACCAAAATTTACTCAAAACCTGGAAAGTATCCTCTGTAATGGAGGGCAACCTGGATGTCACCAGTGAGTACAGCAGTTACTTCTTAGTTTTAACAGAGTCTGATGGTAATAAGGTTTTTACCCTGATAGATCATCAAGGCAATAATACCGAAGGTACCTGGAGTATTACCACTGATGAAACCACTATTACCCTCAATGAAACAGAAGGAGCTACTACCACACTTTCGGCGGTAAGCATTAGTGCTAGTCAGTTGAAATATACAACCAGTGAAACAGGAAAAACTGGCCAGGTGACGCTGTCATTTACCCTCATTCCATCTTAA
- the ccsA gene encoding cytochrome c biogenesis protein CcsA, giving the protein MNIPTLVGSLGVGNLGHLFVIIAFVSAIVASLSYFFAAQMQKNEPNNQTQLKIDSWKRFARVFFYIHGIAVMGTVFCLFYIIYHHQYQFYYVWNHSANSLPIHYMVSAFWEGQEGSFLLWIFWHVILGVILIRVNKFWEAPMMSVFALVQAFLMSMILGVVIFGSKLGSNPFITLWDAGIVPDSSMVPKDGTGLNPLLQNYWMVIHPPTLFLGFALTLVPFAYVIAGLWQGKYQDWVRPALPWASVGGAILGVGILMGGYWAYETLNFGGYWNWDPVENAVYVPWLILIASLHTMIAFKRSNIALKASIILNIATFVLILYSTFLTRSGILGNASVHSFTDLGLSGQLLIYLLTFAILSIILAARHWRHIPTTQEELKTYSKEFWIFIGALTLCLAGFQVIISTSLPVFNKIAEAFGFTSNLAPPEPDHYNKFQIWGGVLVAIFSGIGQFLWWQKPDRAKIKNDLLVSLTITFLFASLFIIIARSTGVGLVMEPSATVRAKESIFAKLVSGQSLRFYTYLLLFTAGTFSIVSNITVLGRLLKARSYKLSGGAIAHIGIAMMLIGMLFSAGYSNTLTKNLTGKLRTKKNDKASQDFNKNHVTLYLNQPTPIKGYQVTYKGNYADVKGFPEYVKQTNLFPIDVDKALARENLSYKGKLFFEEGDTVSIHPQNVYYRLDYRDEKGKMFTMYPKVQFSSAENAAASPDIHRELDRDLYTYLSNIYPDPFKGRDWKPLKKMKAKVKDTLYINDYIAVFDGTTEMNTKELAPFRKVKKDHSVPDVGIKTILSVLDKDKKTYSVAPLYVIAGKQINNPSDVVEELGLEVAIQKINPQTSEFTFGIRNSDSSNAQSTLPVTLNAKVKDTLSFNNYEIVFDKVVNLSPKEIKQLTGAKGIKANITVLGKGFKPYKMSPSYIMVGGKVGKMQDVSSELGIRMFIDKIDAETGEFTFGINTTDRKDHVVMKTMAKPLINVLWLGTFVLVFGFGIATRRRYVEFKKMRDKGIE; this is encoded by the coding sequence ATGAATATACCAACATTAGTAGGAAGTTTAGGCGTGGGTAATTTAGGACACCTGTTTGTGATCATTGCTTTTGTTTCGGCAATAGTAGCATCGTTGAGTTATTTTTTTGCAGCACAAATGCAAAAAAACGAACCTAATAATCAAACTCAACTTAAAATAGACAGTTGGAAAAGATTCGCCCGGGTATTTTTTTATATACATGGCATAGCGGTGATGGGTACCGTATTTTGTCTTTTTTATATCATTTATCACCACCAATATCAATTTTATTACGTCTGGAATCACTCTGCCAACAGTTTGCCTATCCACTATATGGTATCGGCATTTTGGGAGGGGCAAGAAGGTAGCTTCTTACTCTGGATATTTTGGCATGTGATATTAGGCGTGATACTTATTAGAGTAAATAAGTTTTGGGAAGCTCCCATGATGAGTGTCTTTGCATTGGTGCAGGCTTTTCTGATGTCAATGATTTTGGGAGTAGTCATATTTGGTTCCAAATTGGGTAGTAACCCTTTTATCACCCTCTGGGATGCTGGCATTGTGCCTGACAGCAGTATGGTACCCAAAGATGGTACTGGCTTGAATCCCCTGTTACAAAACTATTGGATGGTGATCCACCCTCCTACCCTGTTTTTAGGTTTTGCACTTACATTGGTGCCTTTTGCTTATGTAATTGCGGGTTTGTGGCAAGGCAAATACCAAGACTGGGTTCGTCCTGCTTTGCCTTGGGCATCGGTAGGTGGTGCTATTCTTGGCGTGGGTATTCTTATGGGGGGTTATTGGGCATACGAAACCCTTAACTTTGGGGGATACTGGAACTGGGACCCGGTAGAAAACGCCGTATATGTTCCCTGGCTTATCCTTATTGCCTCGTTGCACACAATGATTGCTTTTAAAAGAAGTAATATTGCGCTGAAGGCTTCTATCATTCTCAACATTGCCACTTTCGTTTTAATTCTTTATTCTACCTTTCTTACCCGTAGTGGTATATTGGGCAATGCGTCGGTACACTCTTTTACTGATTTGGGTCTTTCGGGTCAATTACTGATCTACCTGCTCACCTTTGCGATCTTGTCTATTATATTGGCGGCACGTCACTGGCGACATATCCCCACGACTCAAGAAGAGCTAAAAACTTATTCTAAGGAGTTTTGGATTTTTATTGGAGCACTTACCTTATGTCTGGCGGGCTTTCAGGTAATCATTTCTACGTCGTTGCCTGTGTTTAACAAAATAGCCGAAGCTTTTGGTTTTACTTCTAACCTGGCACCTCCTGAGCCCGACCATTACAACAAGTTTCAAATTTGGGGAGGGGTTTTGGTCGCCATATTTTCAGGCATTGGGCAGTTTTTATGGTGGCAAAAGCCTGACAGAGCCAAGATCAAAAATGACTTGTTGGTGAGCCTCACCATTACTTTTTTGTTTGCCTCGTTGTTTATCATTATTGCCCGAAGCACCGGAGTAGGGCTTGTGATGGAACCTTCGGCAACAGTAAGGGCCAAAGAGTCTATTTTTGCCAAATTGGTTTCTGGTCAAAGCCTGCGTTTTTATACTTACCTTCTGCTTTTTACTGCGGGTACATTTTCTATTGTATCCAACATCACGGTATTGGGGCGTTTGCTCAAAGCACGCAGTTACAAACTTTCGGGAGGAGCCATTGCCCATATAGGCATTGCCATGATGTTGATTGGAATGCTGTTTTCGGCCGGATACTCAAATACCCTGACCAAAAACCTGACAGGAAAACTAAGAACCAAAAAGAATGACAAGGCATCGCAAGACTTTAATAAAAACCATGTCACCCTTTACCTGAATCAACCTACTCCTATCAAGGGTTATCAGGTAACCTATAAGGGCAATTATGCTGATGTAAAGGGGTTTCCTGAGTATGTCAAACAAACTAATTTGTTTCCTATAGATGTAGACAAGGCATTGGCCAGAGAAAACCTAAGCTACAAAGGCAAGCTTTTCTTTGAAGAGGGCGACACGGTGAGCATTCACCCACAAAACGTGTACTATCGTTTAGATTACCGCGATGAAAAGGGTAAAATGTTTACCATGTATCCTAAGGTACAGTTTAGCTCTGCCGAAAATGCGGCTGCTTCGCCTGATATTCACCGCGAACTAGACCGCGATTTGTATACTTATTTGTCTAACATTTACCCTGATCCTTTTAAGGGGCGTGACTGGAAGCCTTTGAAAAAAATGAAGGCGAAGGTAAAAGATACCTTATACATCAACGACTACATTGCGGTGTTTGACGGAACCACCGAAATGAACACCAAAGAGTTGGCGCCATTCAGAAAAGTAAAAAAGGATCACTCGGTGCCAGATGTAGGCATAAAAACCATCCTAAGTGTATTGGACAAGGACAAAAAAACCTACTCAGTGGCTCCACTATATGTAATTGCAGGCAAACAAATCAATAACCCAAGCGATGTAGTAGAAGAGTTGGGGCTTGAAGTAGCCATCCAGAAGATTAACCCTCAGACAAGTGAGTTTACTTTTGGCATAAGAAACAGTGATTCCAGCAATGCCCAAAGCACTTTGCCAGTAACGCTCAATGCCAAAGTGAAAGACACGCTAAGTTTCAACAATTATGAAATTGTGTTTGACAAAGTGGTTAACCTCTCTCCTAAAGAAATCAAACAATTAACCGGAGCCAAGGGTATCAAAGCTAATATTACGGTGTTGGGCAAGGGTTTTAAACCTTATAAAATGTCACCTTCTTATATAATGGTAGGCGGCAAGGTAGGCAAAATGCAGGATGTATCTTCTGAGTTGGGGATTAGGATGTTTATTGATAAAATAGATGCCGAAACCGGAGAATTTACTTTTGGTATCAATACTACTGACCGCAAAGACCATGTAGTAATGAAGACCATGGCCAAGCCATTGATTAATGTGTTGTGGTTGGGTACTTTTGTGCTGGTGTTTGGCTTTGGTATTGCCACTCGTCGTCGTTATGTAGAGTTTAAGAAGATGCGAGACAAAGGAATAGAATAG